The segment AAAATTTCTTGCAGCTGATGAAAGGATCGATGGTTCAATTCGATTCGTAATGTACCGCCATTTTCGAGTGGTATTTTTTCATGCAGTTTTCCTGATTCTCTTAGATTGTCAATTAGTCTTGATATTTGTCTTGCATTCCTCCCTATTTCGTCCATATAGCGTTTTTTGCTGTCTACTTCTTCTAAAACTACTGCTGGAATAACTACATCATTGTCTTCAAAAGAAAAAATGGAATAAGGGTCTTGTAACAAGACATTTGTATCTAAAACATAAATTTTACTCAAACTGATGCCTCCTGCTCTAAAAACGTCATAAGTTGCCAACTCTCCGATATCGGAAAGAACCTTGATAAAATATATGTTTTACCGAATAAAGATAGAAGATATTTTGCACAATAAACATGGAAAGCGTAAAAAAATTTTAAAGGAATCATCATACAAGGAGGTAATCCTGCATGAAAAGAAGCATTTTATGCACTTGTCTTATACTGCTGCTTACTGGCTGTTCAGCAAATGGTGATCACGAATCCCAAAATCACGAAACGGACAACCATATAGCAAATGTAAAGAATTCAACAATAAATGAAGTAAACCGAAAATCCGGTCAGGAAATTTCCGAGCGTCTCGTAACTTTAGCCACTAGCATCCCAAATGTTAATGATGCAACGGCAGTTGTTATCGGCAAATATGCCATCGTTGGAATTGACATTAAAGCGAACTTGGACCGCTCAGAAGTGGGTTCCATTAAGTACGCAGTAGCCGAAAGCCTTAAAAATGACCCATATGGCGCTAATTCTATGATTGTCGCAGACCCAGATATTAATGCCCGCCTTGCAGAAATCGCAGATGACATAAAAGACGGAGAACCCGTTCAAGGCATATTCAATGAACTAGCAGACATAACAGGCAGATTGATTCCAGAGTTGCCAGCAGACATCATTAATAACGACCCAGGCAGCAACCTGAAGGTACCAGACAGTAAATTAAACGAAAACGAAAAGAACCAACTAAAAGAAGACCAAGACGAACAATCCAACAACCACCTGAAAGACTAAAATTCGATTCCATGCCACTTTTGTATTATAATAAGCCTATAATCAAATAAATACAGAACATTGATTAGAGGTGCACGTATTGAAAGTGAAATGTGTTATATGCGATAAAATAGAAGATATTGAAGAAAACTCCTTTCAGGCAAAACGACTAAGAAACAGACCCATTCACACATACATGTGCAAAGAATGCGAAACAAGAATAACCCAAAACACCCAAAAACGAATCGACACCGGAAACTTCGTACTCTACAAAAGCAAAATAAAAGAAGAAGAATGGTAACCAGAAAAGCGCAAGGCAGCGTTTAGCTGCGACCAGCATAAGACGAGATGGCCAGTGAGGGGCGTATTCCCCCTCATTGGACAGCTTGACTTATGACCTCGAGCAGCTGCCGACCGGAGCTAGACATCCCGAAAAGCAAAGTGCGCCCGTTTATTGGCGACTAGCATAAGACGAATAAGCCAAGAAGAGACACTGTCCATCTCCTTGGCTTATTCACATTCACTAAACAGTCCAACAAAGCCCATAAACAGCCATAAAACGTTCCCTTCCTAATCCCCTTTACTTCCCTAGAAACAAAACACAACAAAAAGGACTGTCCCAAACGGAACAGCCCTTTTTCATATATTATTGATCAGCAAGCTTTTTCTTTTTAGTTACACGCTCACGTTCTGATTTATCCAGGATCTTCTTACGAAGGCGGATAGATTCAGGAGTTACTTCACAATACTCATCTTCATTCAAGTATTCTAAAGATTCTTCTAGTGTCATGATTCTTGGTTTTTTCATTGTTGATGTTTGGTCTTTGTTAGCAGAGCGGATGTTTGTTGCTTGTTTCACTTTTGTGATATTAACAGTGATGTCATTTTCACGAGTGTGCTCTCCTACAATCATACCCTCATAGATTTCTGTACCAGATTCTACGAAGATGATACCGCGGTCTTCTACTTGCATGATACCGTAAGTAGATGCTTTTCCTGATTCCATACTTACAAGAACACCTTGACGTCTTCCGCCGACTTGGCCTGATGCCATTGGCTGGTAGCTGTCAAATGTATGGTTAATGATTCCGTAACCGCGAGTAAGTGTCAAGAACTCAGTTGTATAACCGATTAATCCACGTGCAGGCACGTTAAAGATCAAACGAACTTGACCGTTACCGTTGTTAACCATATCAAGCATTTCACCTTTGCGGGCACCGATTGATTCCATTACGCTTCCAGTATGCTCTTCTGGTACATCGATTTGTACACGCTCAATTGGCTCACAACGAACGCCATCAATAGTACGAACGATTACTTCTGGTTTAGACACTTGAAGCTCATAACCTTCACGACGCATGTTTTCAATAAGGATAGACAAATGCAATTCACCACGGCCAGAGACAGTCCAAGCGTCAGGAGAATCAGTGTTTTCTACACGTAAGCTAACATCTGTTTCCAATTGTGCACGAAGTCTTTCTTCAATTTTTCTTGAAGTTAGGTATTTACCTTCTCTACCTGCAAATGGGCTGTTATTAACAAGGAATGTCATTTGCAATGTTGGCTCATCAATACGCAATACTGGTAGTGCTTCTTGATGCTCAACAGGACATACTGTTTCCCCAACGTTAATGTCTTCCATTCCGGAAACGGCGATTAAATCACCAGCATAAGCTTCTTCTACTTCTTGTCTTTTCAGACCGAAGAAACCAAAAATTTTCGTTACACGGAATTGTTTTACAGATCCATCAAGCTTCATTAAAGCAACTTGTTGACCTACTTTCATTGTTCCGCGGAATACACGGCCAATTCCGATACGTCCAACATAGTCATTATAGTCAAGAAGAGATACTTGGAATTGAAGCGGCTCATCTCTGTTATCAATTGGAGCTGGAATATGTTCAACAACTGCATCATATAATGATTGCATGTTTTCATCTTGTTTCTCGTGATTTGTGCTTGCAGTTCCGTTAATAGCAGAAGCATAAATAACTGGGAACTCAAGTTGCTCTTCTGATGCATCAAGCTCGATGAACAAGTCAAGCACTTCGTCGATAACTTCTGTTGGACGTGCGAAATCACGGTCAATTTTGTTAACAACAACGATTGGTGTTAAGTTTTGCTCAAGAGCTTTCTTAAGCACGAAACGTGTTTGTGGCATACAGCCTTCATATGCATCGACAACAAGAAGTACACCGTCAACCATTTTCATGATACGTTCTACTTCTCCACCGAAGTCAGCATGTCCTGGTGTATCCAAGATGTTGATTCGTGTATCTTTATATTGAATTGCAGTATTTTTTGCAAGGATTGTAATACCGCGTTCTCTTTCTAAATCGTTTGAATCCATTGCACGCTCATCTACATGTTCATTTGTACGAAATGTACCAGATTGTTTTAACAACTGGTCAACTAGTGTTGTTTTCCCATGGTCAACGTGGGCAATAATAGCGATATTACGAATATCTTCTCTAATCTTCAAAAATTTCACTCCTACCTGAAATGTCTATCTCGTTTATCATTAGTTTACACATTATAACTGAGTCATTATACCATAGAAAATGTGATAAACCTAAAGTGTTTTTCGCTTTAATAAAAAAAATTAACAAAAAATCGTATGTAAACGGAAACATTTTTCACAAATGAAAAAGACAGCAAAGAATTGCTGTCTTACCATTGTCCATTTTGCAAATATTTATGGAGTATCTCT is part of the Niallia taxi genome and harbors:
- a CDS encoding YlaI family protein produces the protein MKVKCVICDKIEDIEENSFQAKRLRNRPIHTYMCKECETRITQNTQKRIDTGNFVLYKSKIKEEEW
- the typA gene encoding translational GTPase TypA, with the protein product MKIREDIRNIAIIAHVDHGKTTLVDQLLKQSGTFRTNEHVDERAMDSNDLERERGITILAKNTAIQYKDTRINILDTPGHADFGGEVERIMKMVDGVLLVVDAYEGCMPQTRFVLKKALEQNLTPIVVVNKIDRDFARPTEVIDEVLDLFIELDASEEQLEFPVIYASAINGTASTNHEKQDENMQSLYDAVVEHIPAPIDNRDEPLQFQVSLLDYNDYVGRIGIGRVFRGTMKVGQQVALMKLDGSVKQFRVTKIFGFFGLKRQEVEEAYAGDLIAVSGMEDINVGETVCPVEHQEALPVLRIDEPTLQMTFLVNNSPFAGREGKYLTSRKIEERLRAQLETDVSLRVENTDSPDAWTVSGRGELHLSILIENMRREGYELQVSKPEVIVRTIDGVRCEPIERVQIDVPEEHTGSVMESIGARKGEMLDMVNNGNGQVRLIFNVPARGLIGYTTEFLTLTRGYGIINHTFDSYQPMASGQVGGRRQGVLVSMESGKASTYGIMQVEDRGIIFVESGTEIYEGMIVGEHTRENDITVNITKVKQATNIRSANKDQTSTMKKPRIMTLEESLEYLNEDEYCEVTPESIRLRKKILDKSERERVTKKKKLADQ
- a CDS encoding YhcN/YlaJ family sporulation lipoprotein, which produces MKRSILCTCLILLLTGCSANGDHESQNHETDNHIANVKNSTINEVNRKSGQEISERLVTLATSIPNVNDATAVVIGKYAIVGIDIKANLDRSEVGSIKYAVAESLKNDPYGANSMIVADPDINARLAEIADDIKDGEPVQGIFNELADITGRLIPELPADIINNDPGSNLKVPDSKLNENEKNQLKEDQDEQSNNHLKD